The following proteins come from a genomic window of Campylobacter concisus:
- a CDS encoding putative bifunctional diguanylate cyclase/phosphodiesterase produces the protein MDFWIDEISFFGYDIVFKSAFFMLFVATLHLREGEANLKFRALRNDFDKILIQKLFVFAVLLTIMILYSWKINLTWLFSILVTLLAYGALSYTFSNVRKMDILIKREIHIKKVLNNQIESKVKELEETNRHLQRISKYDYLTNALNRQYFIARLEEMIKSKALGEKIDIYSIDINHFKAINDSYGHYIGDDVIAKFALNIESILPPNDSLFARSGGDDFIVVLKQNENVHYREFLHYLLKAISEPIVIDDYKIVLDAKIGISSTQTSEILADDFIMQSEAALEAAKKDASEKYVFYSDIKSMIQDRNYIEILLNSISFDEEFELKFQPQYLIEGKKIVGAEALVRWNSPIKGPVDQSKFIPIAEQSSIINAIGKWVAKNAIKQMAFWNEKYNTNLKIGINISPKQIDNINFASKFLSYIDRYGIDPSCVDVEITEASLVNAEEMMQSALSELSNRGICISIDDFGAGFSSMNYIKKYPMSRLKIAKELIDNIAKNDIDKDVVKSVIALAKNVELKTIAEGVEDETQLEILRELGCDEVQGYLWGKPMSAEDFEKLIISAI, from the coding sequence ATGGATTTTTGGATAGATGAAATATCCTTTTTTGGATATGACATTGTATTTAAGAGTGCATTTTTTATGTTATTTGTTGCCACACTTCATTTAAGAGAGGGCGAGGCAAATCTAAAATTTAGGGCACTTAGAAATGATTTTGATAAAATTTTAATACAAAAGCTATTTGTTTTTGCCGTACTTTTAACGATCATGATCTTGTACTCTTGGAAGATAAATTTGACATGGTTATTTTCTATTTTAGTTACTTTGCTCGCGTACGGGGCATTATCTTATACATTTTCTAATGTTAGAAAGATGGATATTTTAATTAAACGTGAAATACATATCAAAAAAGTGTTAAATAATCAGATAGAAAGTAAAGTAAAAGAGCTTGAAGAGACAAATAGGCACCTACAAAGGATCAGTAAATATGATTATCTAACGAATGCTCTAAATCGCCAGTATTTTATCGCAAGGCTTGAAGAAATGATAAAGTCAAAGGCGCTTGGCGAAAAGATAGATATTTATAGTATTGACATAAACCATTTTAAAGCGATAAATGACTCGTACGGGCACTATATCGGCGATGATGTAATAGCAAAGTTTGCTTTAAACATTGAGTCAATATTGCCACCAAACGATTCCTTATTTGCAAGATCTGGCGGAGATGACTTCATCGTTGTTCTTAAGCAAAACGAAAATGTACATTACAGGGAATTTTTGCACTATCTACTAAAAGCTATTTCAGAGCCAATCGTTATAGATGATTATAAAATTGTACTTGATGCGAAAATAGGGATTAGCTCGACACAAACTAGTGAAATTTTGGCTGATGATTTTATCATGCAATCAGAAGCAGCACTAGAAGCAGCAAAGAAAGATGCATCTGAAAAGTATGTTTTTTATAGTGATATAAAAAGCATGATTCAGGATAGAAACTATATAGAAATATTGCTAAATAGCATAAGCTTTGATGAAGAATTTGAGCTAAAATTTCAGCCCCAGTATCTAATAGAAGGTAAAAAAATAGTAGGAGCAGAGGCTCTTGTTAGGTGGAACTCTCCTATAAAAGGTCCGGTAGATCAATCAAAATTTATCCCAATAGCCGAACAAAGCTCGATTATCAATGCGATAGGAAAATGGGTGGCAAAAAATGCTATAAAACAAATGGCCTTTTGGAATGAGAAATATAATACAAACCTAAAAATAGGCATAAATATCTCACCAAAACAGATTGATAATATAAATTTTGCATCTAAATTTTTAAGCTATATAGATAGATACGGCATCGATCCATCTTGTGTAGATGTTGAGATCACTGAGGCTAGCCTCGTTAATGCCGAAGAGATGATGCAAAGTGCGTTATCTGAGCTTTCAAATAGAGGAATTTGCATATCCATAGATGATTTTGGTGCCGGTTTTTCATCAATGAACTACATCAAAAAATATCCTATGAGTCGCCTAAAGATCGCTAAAGAGCTGATAGATAATATTGCTAAAAATGATATAGATAAAGACGTGGTAAAAAGCGTTATAGCTTTGGCTAAAAATGTGGAGCTAAAGACTATTGCTGAAGGCGTCGAAGATGAAACCCAGCTTGAAATTTTAAGAGAGCTTGGATGCGATGAGGTGCAAGGGTATCTTTGGGGCAAGCCAATGAGTGCAGAGGATTTTGAAAAGCTTATAATAAGCGCTATTTAA
- the ciaB gene encoding invasion protein CiaB — protein MNDFKRLNELTKEQKNKLNAIYKNLDDDIINEAVKICGLAGTPSQKLALARRIVDLKVDPLQNELKKLNLGEDEQKNVLNLMYVYVRNLYENLHAKLLEKAKEEEILDQFNQAFVQAMHELGLSLNSWQISWQDRIIDTTNKEFEAKFKDLSQANEFITKNGLFQCDANGVRADRTYGAVVKEGEKFSFLPYALAFKDEVRELKSVFAKNLEILRNLAQNDEQKSYIKYLEKLQNAFCEEDNAKVINAWQEAEIAWMDVKGALQPGHPLEYYEDAYTHAVALEWDIRLVDSEGIDEHNFKEKVAKTYKSVCEKIKFDNAETNRAVSENIARTQLYISVPMIYYGAELNGLFSAQVVPNDESVSAKCGKKIFAFVNHVYESAKAKPFMKLGAEIFSKEFLDFGREILFLKPKIWKKVYEISTIGHEFGHILFIGLDTEMSMNKSGVFKFIEEYKATTGGLVNFFLHEEAEYKMAVFHELIARAVGLIAWRKVDEVRAYYCEGLIHLSLLFRAGVLEFDGKLSVDMSEQAYAKFKEICLQNYFDLAQTYAKKDDASTFLEKFCQKDELSYLPKDEECKKFVEHFYARYEAIGNDVDESGEWQRWQSLAKKEEKDI, from the coding sequence ATGAATGATTTTAAAAGATTAAACGAACTTACAAAAGAGCAAAAAAATAAGTTAAATGCTATTTATAAAAATTTAGACGATGATATCATAAACGAGGCTGTTAAAATTTGTGGCCTTGCTGGCACACCAAGTCAGAAACTAGCCCTTGCAAGAAGGATAGTAGATCTTAAAGTAGATCCGCTTCAAAATGAGCTAAAAAAGCTAAATTTAGGCGAGGACGAGCAAAAAAACGTACTAAATTTAATGTATGTCTACGTTAGAAATTTATATGAAAATCTGCACGCCAAGCTTTTAGAAAAGGCCAAAGAAGAGGAAATTTTAGATCAGTTTAATCAAGCTTTTGTGCAGGCTATGCACGAGCTTGGTCTAAGCCTAAATTCGTGGCAAATTTCATGGCAGGATCGTATTATCGACACTACAAACAAAGAATTTGAGGCTAAATTTAAAGATTTAAGCCAGGCAAATGAGTTTATTACTAAAAACGGCTTATTTCAGTGTGACGCTAACGGCGTAAGGGCTGATAGAACGTATGGTGCGGTAGTAAAAGAAGGCGAGAAATTTAGCTTTTTGCCTTACGCACTTGCCTTTAAAGATGAGGTGAGAGAGCTTAAAAGTGTCTTTGCTAAAAATCTTGAAATTTTAAGAAATTTAGCCCAAAATGACGAGCAAAAATCATACATAAAATACCTTGAAAAGCTACAAAATGCCTTTTGCGAAGAGGACAACGCAAAGGTGATAAACGCTTGGCAAGAAGCCGAGATAGCGTGGATGGATGTAAAAGGCGCACTTCAGCCAGGCCATCCACTAGAGTACTACGAGGACGCTTACACGCATGCAGTCGCACTTGAGTGGGACATCAGGCTGGTCGATAGCGAGGGCATAGATGAGCATAATTTTAAAGAGAAAGTGGCAAAAACTTATAAAAGCGTTTGCGAAAAGATAAAATTTGATAACGCTGAGACAAATAGGGCAGTTAGCGAAAATATCGCTAGGACGCAGCTTTATATAAGCGTGCCGATGATCTATTATGGTGCCGAGCTAAATGGACTTTTTAGCGCTCAAGTCGTGCCAAATGATGAGAGTGTGAGTGCAAAATGCGGTAAGAAAATTTTTGCCTTTGTAAATCACGTCTATGAAAGCGCAAAGGCAAAGCCTTTTATGAAGCTTGGGGCTGAAATTTTTAGCAAGGAGTTTTTGGATTTTGGCAGAGAGATTTTATTTTTAAAGCCAAAAATTTGGAAAAAAGTTTATGAAATCTCAACCATTGGCCATGAGTTTGGGCACATCCTCTTTATCGGACTTGATACTGAGATGAGTATGAATAAAAGCGGCGTCTTTAAATTTATTGAGGAGTATAAGGCGACGACTGGCGGGTTAGTAAATTTCTTTTTACACGAAGAGGCGGAGTACAAAATGGCCGTCTTTCATGAGCTAATAGCTCGTGCTGTTGGGCTTATAGCGTGGCGAAAGGTCGATGAGGTTAGGGCGTACTACTGCGAGGGGCTCATACATCTTAGCTTACTTTTTAGGGCTGGAGTGCTTGAGTTTGACGGAAAACTAAGTGTGGACATGAGCGAGCAAGCCTATGCTAAATTTAAAGAAATTTGCCTGCAAAACTACTTCGATCTAGCGCAAACATACGCTAAAAAAGATGATGCGAGCACGTTTTTGGAGAAATTTTGCCAAAAAGATGAGCTAAGCTATCTGCCAAAAGATGAAGAGTGCAAGAAATTTGTTGAGCATTTTTACGCTAGATACGAAGCTATCGGCAACGACGTCGATGAAAGTGGCGAGTGGCAAAGGTGGCAAAGCTTAGCCAAAAAGGAAGAGAAAGATATATAA
- a CDS encoding acyl-CoA thioesterase gives MDILKDFGEPRIKQVMLPKDTNSAGNIFGGWIMSQIDLAGAQAAREISPERVVTISMKEIIFKQPVFVGDVLSCYAKIIAVGKTSITTQIEVTALRLNDGGFRETIHVTSAIATYVSVTKDGHKKPIDENLKKLHGF, from the coding sequence ATGGATATTTTAAAGGATTTTGGTGAGCCACGTATCAAACAAGTTATGTTGCCAAAGGACACAAACTCGGCTGGAAATATCTTTGGTGGCTGGATAATGAGTCAGATCGATCTTGCAGGTGCTCAGGCTGCTAGAGAAATTTCTCCTGAACGTGTTGTGACCATTTCTATGAAAGAGATCATTTTCAAGCAACCTGTCTTTGTTGGCGATGTGCTAAGCTGCTACGCAAAGATCATCGCAGTTGGCAAAACATCAATAACAACACAGATAGAAGTAACTGCGCTGAGGCTAAATGACGGTGGTTTTAGAGAGACTATACATGTCACAAGCGCCATCGCAACCTACGTCAGTGTGACAAAAGATGGACATAAAAAACCTATAGATGAAAATCTAAAAAAACTTCACGGATTTTAA